Part of the Zea mays cultivar B73 chromosome 4, Zm-B73-REFERENCE-NAM-5.0, whole genome shotgun sequence genome is shown below.
AACCTCTTATAGCAAAAAAAATGATATATGAAGAGAATCCCCTATAGTCAAGTGCAATTTTTAACTACTGTACACGAGAACAAAAAAACCATGCTAGGTTAGTATATATATTTTTGAATGAACACTTTAGGTTAATATGTTGATTGTTGAACATACTAATCTTAACAATTCTCTGAGTTTAGCATGTGTAAAGAGTTCTTAAACAACAATTTTCTCCATTTAGGAAGTGTAGGAGACCCACTTAGAAAAAAAACACCTTTTTTAGGTTGATAAAAATAGACAACTACAATGGTACTGTTTGAGTTTTCGACAGTTTTCTGCACACCAACTTCCATGGGCCCTGATGTTTTGTCCCAATCAAACCGTTCAGTTCTGAAACAAGAAGATGAAAATCACCAGTTTTACTGGCATCGATCTTCCACAAGTTACTCTCATTTGCTGAAAGTAACTGAGGAGCAGCCTTCTCCGGTTGAGGGTTGAGATTCTTGCTTGCTCGTTGTGATGATGATGCAAAATTTTCACATAGATCCTCTTTTGATGGCAGCGATAATGAAAGCTCCCAGAATTCTCCATGGAAAGCCGAAGCAGACTGACAATCTTTGCAGGACCTTGTATCACACAGTTCGCCCTTGAAGACCGCATCAATGACTGTCGGGGCACCTCTTTCCCTGTAAGGAGCTTGAATTCCCTCTTCCTCGTCATGCAATGCGCTGCGCAAGGACTCGAGCAGTTCATAGCTGTCGTGCATCGTGTAAGGTTCGTACTTGCCAGCATGTAATCGTACACTTCTCAAGAGTTTATCTGGGTTCAGCATGCCTCCCGCAGAACCAgcagcgctcgcctccacgaaaaGCTCCTTCAGTGCCATTCCAAGGTGGCCCGGCGGAGTATCCGGCCCTAGCATCCTTGCCCGCAGCTTGTCGAGCGCGAGGAGGCACTGCACCATCGCGTTCATGTAGCATGTGTTCCCGCGGTTTGGCATCCCTCTGATAGCATAGCCTTGCGCATTCACGGACCCGAGATCGGCGGCTGCACACCATGCGTCCCCGAGATTGAGCAACACGGTGGCGAGATCGCGGGACATGTCGAATCCAAACGCAtgaccaccgccgccgccgccgccgccggcctgaATCTCGCCCGTTATCATCTCCATCTCGTCTGGCTCTGGATACACAGGCACTTCGTGTTCGCACTTGAAGCAGAATCCAGCCTGTGGATCGTCGAACATCGCGGCAACCCAATGCTTTTCCTGGTTGGCGTGGTCCTGAGCGTGTCCGTACGGGATATAGCTCGTCGAATCCCCGCAGGAATGCCGGCCGCATTCCAGGCACACCATGATCCGGCGATACATGGGCCGGCCGCCGGGCCCATCGGCCTCCTCGCGCCGCCGGCCCCGGCAGTCCTGGCAATTCCCCGCGTCGTCGGATAGCAACGACGAGATCAGAATATCATTGTGATAACTGTCCGTGGGGACGTGATCGCAGCATGGATCGTGGCCGGTCATCTCGGTACATTCCTCCTGGCCTAGCAGATGCTTCActttctcctcctcctccgccgccgaTGCGGCCAGCAAGTCCAGCCGCGGAACTTTGGAGTCCCGCGACCGCGAGCTCTCGTCCGCCTCCCACGGCCTCGCCCTCGTGTCAGCCATCACGTACGCCTGGAAGGAAACAAGGGATCACAAGAAATAAGAGAGTCGCATGAATGATGAATCCCAATTATTGGACCCGAAACCACCAAGCAAACAACAAACCCTACGAAAGCAAAAGCAAATAGCCAGCTGCGGGTTAGGGATTGGATCGGGGCCTGCGGGTTAGGGATTGGATCGGGGCCGTGGCAGTGGCACCGAAGAAGCTCCGAAGAAACTCGATCGCGATCATTCTAGCCACGATCAAGTAGACTGCGGGTTAGGGATTGGATCATGGGGGAGGGAGAAGCAAAAGCAAGATGGACACAAGTCCGACTCCGACAGAATAGAAAAGAAACAGGAGAAGGGAAATAAAACAAACTGCCGGCGAAAATGGCGCCGGAACTGAGGGACCGCGGCGACGCCCGGAACCGGAAGGGTTTTGGAGAGGGATTTCGCGTGGCGAACGCGGAGTGGAGATTTGCGATTGGGCTGATACTGGGGCCCATTTTGTCAAACTAGAACGTGCAGTAGCCCATCGGCTACTCATGGGCTAAATGGCTTTGCTGTGCAAATGAGATGAGAACCTCCCAAGTGCCAACCTTTGGACATCCCTCAACTATCTCTTCCTCAAGATTATATCAAGGATAAAACTTACGAAGATTCTCCATGTTCGAGGGAGCAGGAAGTGGATGGAGGTCCTCAAGTCGGTGTTGATCTTGCAAAAAAGATATAAATAGCAGGCCTGTGCTAGTGTATATACATCATGCTTGGCATCATCATTGTACTAGATTAGCTGTGTCCTTTACCTTGAGTGTGGTATGTTCCAGCCTTTTGTAGTTTCCTACATACGACATTACAGATTGAAAATTAATAAAACATGCATCATTAAAAAAATAACATCCTTAACAAGAACTTGTTCTCGAATCAAGCGTCCTTTAATCTGGCATTAGAACTCCAACCATGTTTTGCAAGGATCTCCATTGCCACCATCTCTAAGGCTTGACATACCACAAGAATCTCTTGGTGAGCTTCTTGTTTCTGCAATAATCTCCAGAGTCTGAGCCAATACATCCCCTGAAAAGAACCTGCAAAATTGATGGTATTGGTTTAAAATTAAAGGCCGCATCATTACGGCACAACCAAATAGACCAAAACATTGCTGCCACTCCAATTAAAAGTTTTTTCCGATGAGCTATTCCCTTGTTAGTAGCCCAATTCTCAATTATATGATTAATATTGATGGGTCTCTCTATGTTGAAAGCAAAGTAAATAATTCTCCAAATGTTCCTGATAAGGTAACAATCAAAAAAAATATGTTGAATAGTCTCATTCTGATTACAAAAGCAGCATTTCATACTTCCTGTCCACCCACGTTTAGCTAAATTTTCTTTAGTGAGAATAACTCCTCTCCCTAAGTACCACaagaaaattttaattttgaGGGGGATTTTTAGTTTCCAAAGCAACATATTATGGGTTAAAGTGGG
Proteins encoded:
- the LOC103653200 gene encoding uncharacterized protein isoform X2, giving the protein MADTRARPWEADESSRSRDSKVPRLDLLAASAAEEEEKVKHLLGQEECTEMTGHDPCCDHVPTDSYHNDILISSLLSDDAGNCQDCRGRRREEADGPGGRPMYRRIMVCLECGRHSCGDSTSYIPYGHAQDHANQEKHWVAAMFDDPQAGFCFKCEHEVPVYPEPDEMEMITGEIQAGGGGGGGGHAFGFDMSRDLATVLLNLGDAWCAAADLGSVNAQGYAIRGMPNRGNTCYMNAMVQCLLALDKLRARMLGPDTPPGHLGMALKELFVEASAAGSAGGMLNPDKLLRSVRLHAGKYEPYTMHDSYELLESLRSALHDEEEGIQAPYRERGAPTVIDAVFKGELCDTRSCKDCQSASAFHGEFWELSLSLPSKEDLCENFASSSQRASKNLNPQPEKAAPQLLSANESNLWKIDASKTDSGEEQRTLQIKNLIHVLCTEEPLNSVDFVPHSIYDAKVEQMIQITADSLPPLIVPQVEHDASTAPGSYVDQNGKGIGEDSNCVLTIEDCLSLFFREEVVERSCDCSKVPMEEPSTNQSRKGKQMEVGTNDEVAANGSHSKQSDRTTCSNGQSSKLNSLSVEYNSCYCRQQHGSDEESDITQMADTHTAGANSRMTCGLKETEYHGGIQETVRSSSLSTEKQTDLLSTQHSQSLIPQNQDLRLDLSAHQLGDKQNGQKERSGRAIQRTNITKLPPVLTLHLKRYFKNGNEYHKNEARVSYKEHLDVGRFMNSSSADKSSTVYRLAGVVEHRGGPFMNAGHYVAYVRARKIGKQSSRPSSWFCADDSNVREVALEEVLERKAYVLFYERVEDANTLIG